A window from Dioscorea cayenensis subsp. rotundata cultivar TDr96_F1 unplaced genomic scaffold, TDr96_F1_v2_PseudoChromosome.rev07_lg8_w22 25.fasta BLBR01000902.1, whole genome shotgun sequence encodes these proteins:
- the LOC120255231 gene encoding adrenodoxin-like protein 2, mitochondrial gives MLLSRLSRLGARITGEACRGKFSNTQRGYYEGTLNNYLYYLRNRTLSTTSSDNAQEGCEQQTEKISVTFVDKDGEEKLIKVPVGMSMLEAAHENDIELEGDYFFMLHR, from the exons ATGCTCCTCTCGAGGCTCTCGCGTCTCGGAGCCCGGATCACCGGCGAGGCCTGTAGAG GAAAATTTTCCAACACTCAAAGAGGTTATTATGAAGGAACACTCAATAACTATTTATACTATCTG AGGAACCGCACTCTCTCAACCACATCTTCTGATAATGCTCAAGAAGGGTGTGAGCAGCAGACGGAAAA GATATCTGTGACATTTGTTGACAAGGATGGGGAGGAAAAGCTTATCAAGGTCCCAGTTGGAATGTCAATGTTAGAAGCTGCTCATGAAAACGACATTGAACTTGAAGGTGATTATTTCTTCATGTTGCATAGATga